A stretch of Oryza brachyantha chromosome 4, ObraRS2, whole genome shotgun sequence DNA encodes these proteins:
- the LOC121054193 gene encoding uncharacterized protein LOC121054193, which produces MVYMGHMRFLPRYHPYRNMKKNFNGHRDTARPPEHPTGTYVHNLVMGITNEFGKKRKAVKAKDKSMWKKKSIFWRLPYWKDLEVRHCIDLMHVEKNVCESLMGLLLNPGITKDGLNARRDLQDMGIRLELHPVTTESGRVYLPPACYTLSKDEKMNLLTCLSGIKVPSGYSSRISRFVSLQDLKLVGMKSHDCHVLITQLLSVVIRNILPPKVRYTIMRLYSFFHAIGQKIIDLEGLDELQAEIVRTLCHLEMVFVRNRSHPEGSIIESYTSEEVIDFCVDYMSETSSIGLPRSHHEVRLDSVGTVGRKIIRMDRKVYDKAHFTVLTHMTEVASYVDEHLGFLRHENPGRSDSWVRNKHMSSFNEWFKNRITNEQNLSSETLKWLSQGPEWSATTWQGYDINGYTFHTMKQDSKCTVQNSGLRIEAGTDDGGRRDQYYGRVEQILELDYLKFKVPLFRCRWVDLRNVKVDTEGFTTVNLANNAYKDEPFVLAKQVVQIFYILDPCNKNLHVVHEGKRRIVGLNNITDEDDYNQHVHGIAQEIPLEEEEAEDDVQHARVDHEEGLFL; this is translated from the exons ATGGTCTACATGGGTCACATGAGATTTCTCCCACGGTATCACCCTTAcaggaatatgaaaaaaaattttaatggcCACAGAGATACAGCCAGACCCCCAGAACACCCAACAGGGACATATGTGCACAACTTAGTGATGGGAATAACCAACGAGtttggaaaaaagagaaaagctgTAAAGGCAAAAGATAAGAGCAtgtggaagaaaaagtcaatatTTTGGAGACTACCATACTGGAAGGATCTTGAGGTTCGCCACTGCATAGATCTGATGCATGTTGAGAAGAATGTATGTGAGAGTTTGATGGGGCTACTGCTTAACCCAGGCATTACAAAGGATGGTCTAAACGCCCGACGAGATCTGCAAGACATGGGTATTCGTCTGGAGCTACATCCCGTTACCACAGAGTCTGGCAGGGTGTACCTTCCTCCAGCCTGCTACACTCTATCGAAAGATGAGAAGATGAATTTGTTGACATGTCTTAGTGGTATAAAGGTTCCATCTGGTTACTCGTCAAGAATTAGTAGGTTCGTTTCACTGCAAGACCTTAAGTTGGTAGGAATGAAGTCGCATGATTGTCATGTTCTTATAACACAATTGTTGTCCGTTGTAATAAGGAATATTTTGCCTCCTAAGGTGCGATACACGATAATGCGGTTATACTCCTTCTTCCATGCTATCGGCCAGAAGATCATTGATCTTGAGGGACTAGATGAACTACAGGCAGAAATTGTGAGAACGCTATGTCATTTGGAGAT GGTTTTTGTACGAAACCGATCCCACCCCGAGGGAAGCATCATTGAGAGTTACACCAGCGAAGAGGTCATCGATTTTTGTGTGGACTACATGTCGGAAACCTCTTCAATTGGATTACCACGATCTCATCACGAGGTGAGGCTTGATAGTGTGGGTACTGTTGGACGGAAAATAATAAGGATGGATCGAAAGGTGTATGATAAGGCTCATTTCACGGTACTCACGCATATGACCGAGGTAGCGTCGTATGTTGATGAACACTTGGGATTTCTCCGACATGAAAACCCAGGCCGATCAGATAGTTGGGTTAGAAACAAGCACATGTCTTCCTTCAACGAGTGGTTCAAGAATAGAATTACGAACGAGCAGAACTTGTCTAGTGAAACATTGAAGTGGTTGTCACAGGGTCCTGAATGGAGTGCCACAACTTGGCAAGGATATGACATAAACGGATACACCTTTCACACGATGAAGCAAGACAGTAAATGCACAGTGCAGAACAGTGGGTTGCGCATTGAGGCTGGTACCGACGACGGTGGTCGCCGTGATCAGTACTACGGCAGAGTAGAGCAAATATTGGAGCTAGACTACTTGAAGTTCAAAGTCCCGTTGTTTCGCTGTCGATGGGTCGATCTTCGCAATGTAAAAGTTGATACGGAAGGTTTCACCACTGTCAATTTGGCTAACAACGCCTACAAGGATGAACCTTTCGTTCTTGCTAAACAAGTTGTTCAAATCTTCTACATACTTGATCCGTGTAACAAGAACCTACATGTTGTTCATGAAGGCAAAAGAAGAATAGTTGGATTGAATAATATCACAGATGAAGATGACTACAACCAGCACGTGCATGGCATAGCTCAAGAAATACCtctagaagaggaggaagcggaAGATGATGTTCAACATGCCCGCGTCGACCATGAGGAaggattatttttgtaa